A stretch of the Streptomyces sp. WMMB303 genome encodes the following:
- a CDS encoding Scr1 family TA system antitoxin-like transcriptional regulator has product MTDPNQHTPSPQPDRKKDGRAVPAPRTAATPQQRKREDDRPGIWVGYGKLLRKFRLAAGYSQEALAPLLGYSTEQLASVEQGRRPAKAPLTLAAERVLDAGDVLSTLQEDVDFAKLPPFFRDFVLLEMEAVSRFDYDPLLIPGLLQTEGYARALFEGHVPMLDEDAIEDSIDARLSRQKILTKRPMVDFSFVIGEAALRQELGGPEVMREQYRHLLALGALRNVAIQVVPIGCGFHTGLNGGFVLVETSGHQQYGYFEAQDIGYVVSDPKQVSTFALRYGKLRSQALNVEESAVYIEQLAGEQ; this is encoded by the coding sequence ATGACCGACCCGAACCAGCACACCCCCTCCCCGCAGCCGGACCGGAAGAAGGACGGCCGCGCCGTCCCCGCACCCCGCACGGCCGCCACCCCGCAGCAGCGCAAACGCGAGGACGACCGCCCCGGCATCTGGGTCGGCTACGGCAAACTGCTGCGCAAGTTCCGGCTGGCCGCCGGGTACTCGCAAGAAGCCCTGGCCCCGCTCCTGGGCTACTCGACCGAACAGCTCGCCTCCGTCGAGCAGGGCCGCCGCCCCGCGAAGGCTCCGCTCACCCTGGCGGCCGAGCGGGTGCTGGACGCGGGCGACGTCCTCTCGACCCTCCAGGAGGATGTTGACTTCGCCAAACTGCCGCCCTTCTTCCGTGACTTCGTGCTGTTGGAGATGGAGGCGGTCAGCCGGTTCGACTACGACCCGCTGCTGATCCCGGGCCTGTTGCAGACCGAGGGGTATGCGCGTGCCCTGTTCGAGGGGCACGTGCCCATGCTGGACGAGGATGCGATCGAGGACAGCATCGATGCCCGGCTGAGCAGGCAGAAGATTCTCACCAAGCGGCCGATGGTGGACTTCTCTTTCGTCATCGGAGAGGCGGCTCTGCGGCAGGAACTAGGTGGTCCGGAGGTGATGAGGGAGCAGTACCGGCACCTGCTTGCCCTGGGGGCGCTGCGCAACGTGGCCATCCAGGTTGTGCCGATCGGCTGTGGCTTCCACACCGGTCTCAACGGCGGATTCGTCCTCGTGGAAACCTCGGGGCATCAGCAGTACGGCTACTTTGAAGCGCAGGACATCGGGTATGTCGTCAGCGATCCGAAGCAGGTCAGCACATTCGCCTTGCGGTATGGCAAGCTGCGATCCCAGGCGCTGAACGTCGAGGAGTCAGCCGTCTACATCGAGCAGTTGGCAGGAGAACAATGA
- the pdxH gene encoding pyridoxamine 5'-phosphate oxidase, which translates to MRAHYRYEGLSESELAPDPFAQFALWFAQASASGLHEPNAMICATADERGRPSTRTVLLKRHDERGFVFFTNYGSRKGREIEANPYVSLLFPWHGIARQVIVSGTAERTGRDETAAYFRTRPHGSQLGAWASEQSSRVASRQELDRMYAELAERYPEGEDVPAPAQWGGFRVRPETVEFWQGRANRLHDRLRYSRSEDGGWDIERLCP; encoded by the coding sequence ATGCGCGCCCACTACCGGTACGAAGGGCTCAGCGAGAGTGAGCTGGCGCCCGACCCCTTCGCGCAGTTCGCGCTCTGGTTCGCGCAGGCGTCCGCAAGCGGGCTGCACGAGCCCAACGCCATGATCTGCGCCACCGCCGACGAGCGCGGCCGCCCCAGCACCCGTACCGTCCTGCTCAAGCGCCACGACGAGCGGGGCTTCGTCTTCTTCACCAACTACGGCTCCCGCAAGGGCCGGGAGATCGAGGCGAACCCGTACGTCTCGCTGCTCTTCCCCTGGCACGGCATCGCCCGCCAGGTGATCGTCTCCGGTACGGCGGAGCGCACCGGACGCGACGAGACGGCCGCCTACTTCCGCACTCGCCCGCACGGCTCGCAGCTCGGCGCCTGGGCGAGCGAGCAGTCCTCGCGGGTGGCCTCCCGCCAGGAGCTGGACCGGATGTACGCGGAGCTGGCCGAGCGCTACCCGGAGGGCGAGGACGTTCCGGCCCCGGCGCAGTGGGGCGGCTTCCGGGTACGGCCGGAGACCGTCGAGTTCTGGCAGGGCCGGGCGAACCGGCTGCACGACCGGCTGCGCTACAGCCGGTCGGAGGACGGCGGCTGGGACATCGAGCGGCTCTGCCCGTAG
- a CDS encoding GNAT family N-acetyltransferase, translating into MHDVKMSDGIITLSPLRLDDAEAHLAGEDDPLVRWLSGGPGTREGVVAYIRHCREQWDTAGPLRAFGIRAGADKALAGTIDLRFAAEGLSAGQVNVAYGLYPSWRGCGLATRAVLLVSRYAANEGGKEAVIRVDPENAASAAVAQRAGFIPGKHTHGVDGTRLDWYIRDLRIDTQ; encoded by the coding sequence ATGCATGACGTGAAGATGTCCGACGGGATCATCACCCTGTCCCCGCTGCGCCTGGACGATGCGGAGGCGCACCTCGCAGGGGAGGATGATCCGCTGGTTCGCTGGCTCAGCGGCGGTCCCGGCACGCGCGAAGGCGTCGTCGCCTACATCCGGCACTGCCGGGAACAGTGGGACACGGCCGGGCCACTCCGCGCTTTCGGTATCCGGGCAGGCGCCGACAAGGCGCTCGCAGGGACGATCGACCTGCGATTCGCAGCAGAGGGCTTGTCCGCTGGCCAGGTGAATGTCGCCTACGGGCTCTACCCATCCTGGAGGGGGTGCGGCCTGGCCACCCGCGCGGTCCTCCTGGTCTCCCGATACGCGGCAAATGAGGGCGGGAAAGAGGCGGTAATCCGGGTAGATCCGGAGAACGCCGCATCCGCTGCTGTCGCCCAGCGGGCGGGGTTCATCCCTGGCAAGCACACGCACGGCGTGGACGGGACACGGCTCGACTGGTACATACGGGACCTGCGCATCGATACCCAGTGA
- a CDS encoding ATP-binding protein, protein MNPRTQEIRQSGPPQVGAGSEVPSATFCVQLSSTRRGARLARLLATQWLDERAIPYRSTGSHHAALVVAELAANAVRHCGSIGRDFRLRLTLTGTASARRRLRVEVTDARADKPLPPRVSEPPSPEEESGRGLLLVDALADRWGDRTDDRITKTLWAELALPGERPSALPGSDKAAS, encoded by the coding sequence ATGAATCCGCGAACGCAGGAAATTCGCCAGTCCGGGCCACCCCAGGTGGGGGCCGGATCGGAGGTGCCGTCGGCCACGTTCTGCGTGCAGCTCAGCTCGACTCGGCGCGGAGCGCGGCTCGCGCGGCTGCTCGCGACGCAGTGGCTGGACGAGCGCGCGATCCCGTACCGCAGCACGGGCTCGCACCATGCGGCGCTGGTCGTGGCGGAGTTGGCGGCGAACGCCGTACGGCACTGCGGCAGCATCGGCCGGGACTTCCGGCTGCGTCTGACGTTGACCGGGACGGCGTCCGCCCGGCGGCGGCTGCGGGTGGAGGTCACCGACGCACGCGCGGACAAACCGCTCCCGCCCCGGGTATCGGAACCACCGTCCCCCGAGGAGGAGTCCGGGCGCGGGCTGCTGCTGGTGGACGCCCTGGCGGACCGCTGGGGCGACAGGACGGACGACCGGATCACCAAGACCCTCTGGGCGGAGTTGGCGCTGCCGGGTGAGCGGCCGAGTGCTCTTCCTGGTTCCGACAAGGCAGCTTCATGA
- a CDS encoding SIS domain-containing protein encodes MGEKAELPEQAHNTLAEDFFDAAVALLREVRDGEAAGIAAAGELLAQTVDEGGRIFAFGAGHSSLPAQDTVYRAGGLAVMNLLNVPGAVGVDVHPATLGSALERVSGLAAAALDSSPARAGDVLIVISLSGRNPLPVELALNARALGLKVIGVTSVAYAAQTRSRHTTGTFLKDHCDLVVDSRIPLGDAELTAEGVDAPFAPASTVVTSAVMQAIVATATGALARRGVEPPMLRSGNVDGGHDWNARVMAEYADRIFYR; translated from the coding sequence ATGGGCGAGAAGGCCGAGCTGCCGGAGCAGGCGCACAACACCCTGGCCGAGGACTTCTTCGACGCGGCCGTCGCGCTGCTGCGGGAAGTCAGGGACGGGGAGGCGGCCGGGATCGCGGCGGCGGGCGAACTGCTCGCGCAGACCGTCGACGAGGGCGGCCGGATCTTCGCCTTCGGCGCGGGCCACTCCTCGCTGCCCGCGCAGGACACCGTCTACCGGGCGGGCGGCCTCGCGGTGATGAACCTGCTCAACGTTCCCGGCGCGGTCGGCGTGGATGTGCACCCCGCCACCCTCGGCAGCGCCCTGGAGCGCGTCTCCGGGCTGGCGGCGGCAGCGCTGGACTCCAGCCCGGCCCGCGCCGGCGACGTACTGATCGTCATCTCCCTCTCCGGCCGCAACCCGCTCCCCGTGGAGCTGGCCCTCAACGCGCGGGCGCTCGGCCTCAAGGTCATCGGCGTCACCTCGGTCGCGTACGCGGCGCAGACCCGGTCCCGGCACACCACCGGCACCTTCCTCAAGGACCACTGCGACCTCGTCGTCGACAGCCGGATCCCGCTCGGCGACGCCGAACTGACCGCCGAGGGCGTCGACGCGCCGTTCGCACCCGCCTCCACGGTGGTGACCAGCGCGGTGATGCAGGCCATCGTCGCCACCGCCACCGGGGCGCTGGCCCGCCGCGGCGTGGAGCCGCCCATGCTCCGCTCGGGGAACGTGGACGGCGGACACGACTGGAACGCCCGCGTCATGGCCGAGTACGCGGACCGGATCTTCTACCGCTGA
- a CDS encoding DUF397 domain-containing protein, producing the protein MTNEQEAARLDELSWRKSSYSGSGGGNCLEVAHRSATVYVRDSKQQRGPLLSVPSTQWAAFVAFARRGTQD; encoded by the coding sequence ATGACGAACGAGCAGGAGGCAGCCCGGCTCGACGAGCTGTCATGGCGCAAGAGCAGCTACAGCGGTTCGGGTGGGGGCAACTGCCTGGAGGTTGCTCACAGGTCCGCCACTGTGTACGTCCGTGACTCCAAGCAACAGCGCGGCCCCCTCCTCTCCGTCCCGTCCACCCAGTGGGCGGCCTTCGTCGCCTTCGCCCGGCGGGGGACGCAGGACTGA
- a CDS encoding DUF3626 domain-containing protein encodes MSFDSIRTPQERALEHVAGLSCGPPMDPTLRVTLNVHPDRLAGGRPILDSLLGYGSYVSQFVTGTSNGGLTAYPGGDRWQWESRIFNGAYDAATAGERPVYGALNFRKSPIGAAPRFGSSHFRLTARTLRRTTFCYPDSCLKPSDFGTAESMRLVELAQADHRDALDDCIEAQVHGPVRLDRDVEALVLDHCYRGTTVETAAGRLPCPVEWHPGFRLTVQELRRHPEYRGQEIVDLGPQIAVGGLIDPSLVGDAARTGRYDAQEVKKVWHCLARFGAALASG; translated from the coding sequence ATGAGCTTCGACTCCATCCGGACGCCGCAAGAACGGGCTCTTGAGCACGTAGCCGGGCTCTCGTGCGGACCGCCGATGGACCCGACGCTGCGGGTAACCCTCAACGTCCATCCCGACCGCCTGGCAGGTGGAAGGCCGATCCTCGACTCCCTGCTCGGGTACGGTTCCTACGTCTCGCAGTTCGTCACCGGAACAAGCAATGGCGGGCTGACTGCCTATCCCGGCGGAGACCGGTGGCAGTGGGAGAGCCGGATCTTCAACGGCGCCTACGACGCCGCTACTGCCGGAGAGCGGCCCGTCTACGGGGCACTGAACTTCCGCAAGAGCCCGATCGGTGCGGCGCCGCGCTTCGGCTCCTCCCACTTCCGGCTCACCGCCCGGACACTACGGCGTACGACGTTCTGCTATCCCGACAGTTGCCTGAAGCCCTCGGATTTCGGTACCGCAGAAAGCATGAGGCTTGTCGAGCTTGCTCAGGCCGATCATCGGGATGCCCTCGACGACTGCATCGAAGCTCAGGTTCATGGACCCGTTCGCCTCGACCGCGACGTCGAGGCCCTGGTTCTGGACCACTGCTACCGGGGCACGACTGTCGAAACGGCTGCGGGCCGCCTCCCGTGCCCCGTGGAGTGGCACCCGGGGTTCCGACTCACCGTCCAGGAACTCCGGCGGCATCCCGAGTATCGAGGCCAGGAGATCGTCGACTTGGGCCCCCAGATCGCAGTTGGTGGCCTTATCGATCCGAGCCTTGTCGGAGACGCCGCACGGACCGGACGTTATGACGCACAGGAGGTCAAGAAGGTGTGGCACTGCCTGGCTCGATTCGGAGCCGCGTTGGCAAGTGGCTGA
- a CDS encoding TetR/AcrR family transcriptional regulator C-terminal domain-containing protein, translated as MNVIADKEGTKSRSGGKVGNVWLRPSRENNGEPPLTRARIVEAAVALLDDEGMERLTMRRLAERLQVGATTLYWHVATKDDVIDLAVDAIFGETQVPGRHAESAREDIATLVHNWRKAMLRHPWAATVPARQRPLMGPNFLAWMEFLQTALVRAGLTGKRLNAATWALYNHVMGATATQSSLQLSAEDTRMGQEYLESRREQYPTVAANSYIADDDWDANFRLGLGFLLDGIAAGAQR; from the coding sequence GTGAACGTCATCGCAGACAAAGAGGGCACGAAGAGCCGGTCCGGCGGGAAGGTCGGCAATGTCTGGCTGCGCCCCTCGAGGGAGAACAATGGCGAGCCTCCGTTGACCCGGGCACGCATCGTCGAAGCGGCCGTCGCGCTGCTGGACGACGAGGGCATGGAACGGCTGACGATGCGACGGCTGGCCGAACGGCTCCAAGTGGGCGCGACGACGCTGTACTGGCACGTGGCGACCAAGGACGATGTCATCGACCTCGCGGTAGACGCCATCTTCGGTGAGACCCAGGTGCCGGGCCGGCACGCGGAGAGTGCGCGCGAGGACATCGCGACGCTCGTCCACAACTGGCGCAAGGCGATGCTCCGGCACCCCTGGGCAGCCACTGTGCCCGCACGTCAACGGCCGCTCATGGGACCGAACTTCCTCGCTTGGATGGAATTCCTCCAGACCGCCCTGGTGCGCGCGGGACTGACCGGGAAGCGGCTCAACGCGGCGACATGGGCGCTCTACAACCACGTGATGGGCGCTACCGCCACCCAGTCCAGCCTGCAACTCTCCGCCGAGGACACTCGGATGGGGCAGGAGTATCTGGAGAGCCGACGTGAGCAGTATCCGACAGTCGCGGCGAACAGCTACATCGCAGACGATGACTGGGACGCCAACTTTCGACTCGGCCTCGGATTCCTGCTCGACGGAATCGCGGCGGGAGCCCAACGCTGA
- a CDS encoding PAS domain-containing protein — MLAALLDGMDAALCAFDADGVVTHWNREAERMLGWTQEEAVGRKGLAGWAVRPADAPEVEGRLLGAMSSPGRQVHEFALLTKDGGRVLVRIQSSGVTGADGRPKGVYCAFSEVHAQIDLERCIALSEALLEDASWGVVLVDADLRPTVANASAARAFRVPARAAMLGRPLGELLEQGMEELEGALQHVLGEGAPPGPAELWVTLRPPAGRAGGGADAADTGREDAAATQDDSGGPGRSGGSGRAGTDGDDAGAVPTESARRRCWRSGFLRLASPLAEEPVPLGVAWLFQDVTAQKRTEREAAQLRFRDSQLHRAARAAAECADPAEAACLHLEFALAGFADHALLDLAADPGPEPSRTRDASLDALPPSDPRLVRAALTPAVERGRPPFIEPGTASGIPVAYPEGHPALQAYQRCTSVRASSGEQRGPEAAEWARSRKWPRGSVHGLCTVLRCRGRSLGVVTFLRDAGRRPFDREDADYAEQIAAHVAAAADLAGVLENGRR; from the coding sequence CTGCTCGCCGCGCTGCTGGACGGCATGGACGCGGCACTGTGCGCCTTCGACGCGGACGGCGTGGTCACCCACTGGAACCGCGAGGCCGAGCGGATGCTGGGCTGGACGCAGGAGGAGGCCGTCGGCCGCAAGGGCCTGGCCGGCTGGGCGGTGCGCCCGGCCGACGCGCCGGAGGTCGAGGGCCGGCTGCTCGGTGCGATGAGCTCGCCCGGTCGCCAGGTCCACGAGTTCGCGCTGCTGACCAAGGACGGCGGGCGGGTGCTGGTGCGGATCCAGTCCTCCGGCGTCACCGGGGCCGACGGGCGGCCCAAGGGGGTCTACTGCGCGTTCAGCGAGGTGCACGCGCAGATCGATCTGGAGCGCTGCATCGCGCTGAGCGAGGCGCTGCTGGAGGACGCCTCGTGGGGCGTCGTCCTGGTCGACGCCGACCTGCGGCCCACCGTCGCCAACGCGTCCGCGGCCCGCGCCTTCCGGGTGCCCGCCCGCGCCGCCATGCTCGGCCGCCCGCTGGGCGAGCTGCTGGAGCAGGGCATGGAGGAGCTGGAGGGCGCGCTCCAGCACGTGCTGGGCGAGGGGGCGCCGCCCGGTCCCGCCGAGCTCTGGGTGACGCTGCGCCCGCCGGCGGGCCGCGCGGGCGGCGGCGCCGACGCGGCGGACACCGGCCGGGAGGACGCCGCCGCCACCCAGGACGACTCCGGCGGCCCCGGCCGCAGCGGCGGCTCCGGGCGCGCGGGGACCGACGGGGACGACGCTGGCGCCGTGCCCACGGAGTCGGCCCGCCGCCGCTGCTGGCGCAGCGGCTTCCTGCGGTTGGCGTCCCCGCTGGCCGAGGAGCCCGTGCCGCTGGGTGTCGCCTGGCTCTTCCAGGACGTCACCGCGCAGAAGCGGACCGAACGGGAGGCGGCCCAGCTCCGCTTCCGGGACAGTCAGCTGCACCGGGCGGCGCGGGCGGCGGCCGAGTGCGCCGACCCGGCCGAGGCCGCCTGTCTGCATCTGGAGTTCGCGCTGGCCGGTTTCGCGGATCACGCGCTGCTCGATCTGGCCGCCGACCCCGGCCCCGAGCCCTCGCGCACCCGGGACGCCTCGCTGGACGCGCTGCCGCCCAGCGACCCGCGGCTGGTGCGGGCCGCGCTGACCCCCGCGGTCGAACGCGGACGGCCGCCGTTCATCGAACCGGGTACCGCCAGCGGCATCCCCGTCGCCTACCCGGAGGGGCACCCGGCGCTCCAGGCGTACCAGCGCTGCACCTCGGTGCGGGCCAGCAGTGGCGAACAGCGCGGCCCGGAGGCGGCGGAGTGGGCGCGGTCGCGCAAGTGGCCGCGGGGCAGCGTGCACGGACTGTGCACGGTGCTGCGCTGCCGCGGCCGGTCGCTCGGCGTGGTCACCTTCCTGCGGGACGCGGGCCGCCGCCCCTTCGACCGGGAGGACGCGGACTACGCGGAGCAGATCGCCGCGCACGTGGCGGCCGCGGCCGATCTGGCGGGCGTGCTGGAGAACGGTCGGCGGTAG
- a CDS encoding citrate synthase 2 — protein sequence MSDFVPGLEGVVAFETEIAEPDKEGGSLRYRGVDIEDLVGHVSFGSVWGLLVDGGFTPGLPPAEPFPIPVHSGDIRVDVQSALAMLAPVWGLKPLLDIDERTARDNLARAAVMALSYVAQSARGQGLPMVPQKEIDQADSVVERFMRRWRGEPDPKHVAAVDAYWTSAAEHGMNASTFTARVIASTGADVAAALSGAVGAMSGPLHGGAPSRVLGMIEEIERTGDADAFVKRQLDQGERLMGFGHRVYRAEDPRARVLRRTAKELGAPRFEVAEALEKAALAELRARRPDRVLETNVEFWAAIVLDFAEVPAHMFTSMFTCARTAGWSAHILEQKRTGRLVRPSARYVGPGPRDPREVAGFSA from the coding sequence ATGTCCGACTTCGTACCCGGACTCGAGGGAGTCGTCGCGTTCGAGACGGAGATCGCCGAACCCGACAAGGAAGGCGGCTCGCTCCGCTACCGCGGGGTCGACATCGAGGACCTGGTCGGCCACGTGTCGTTCGGCAGCGTGTGGGGCCTGCTCGTCGACGGCGGCTTCACCCCCGGACTGCCGCCCGCCGAGCCGTTCCCCATCCCGGTGCACTCGGGCGACATCCGGGTGGACGTCCAGTCGGCGCTCGCCATGCTCGCGCCGGTCTGGGGCCTCAAACCACTGCTCGACATCGACGAGCGCACCGCCCGCGACAACCTGGCACGCGCCGCCGTCATGGCCCTGTCCTACGTCGCGCAGTCCGCGCGCGGCCAGGGCCTGCCGATGGTGCCGCAGAAGGAGATCGACCAGGCCGACTCGGTCGTCGAGCGCTTCATGCGCCGCTGGCGCGGCGAGCCCGACCCCAAGCACGTGGCCGCCGTCGACGCCTACTGGACCTCAGCCGCCGAGCACGGCATGAACGCCTCCACCTTCACCGCCCGCGTCATCGCCTCCACCGGCGCCGACGTGGCCGCCGCACTCTCCGGCGCGGTCGGCGCCATGTCCGGCCCGCTGCACGGCGGAGCGCCCTCCCGGGTGCTCGGCATGATCGAGGAGATCGAGCGCACCGGCGACGCGGACGCCTTCGTCAAGCGGCAGCTCGACCAGGGCGAGCGGCTGATGGGCTTCGGCCACCGCGTCTACCGCGCCGAGGACCCCCGCGCCCGCGTGCTGCGGCGCACCGCCAAGGAACTGGGAGCCCCTCGCTTCGAGGTCGCCGAGGCCCTGGAGAAGGCCGCCCTCGCCGAGCTGCGCGCCCGCCGCCCCGACCGGGTGCTGGAGACCAACGTCGAGTTCTGGGCCGCCATCGTCCTCGACTTCGCCGAGGTCCCGGCCCACATGTTCACCTCGATGTTCACCTGCGCCCGCACCGCCGGCTGGTCGGCGCACATCCTGGAGCAGAAGCGCACCGGCCGCCTCGTCCGCCCCTCCGCCCGCTATGTCGGCCCCGGCCCCCGGGACCCGCGCGAGGTGGCCGGCTTCTCCGCCTGA